The DNA sequence TCGCCCGACTTCGGCGTCCGGGCGGTCGCGGACCGCTTCGTGCAGATCGAGCCGAAGCTGTTCTTCGCGGTCAACGCCTACGCGTACGGCGGCCGCCGGTTCGACATCCGCACGACCGTGGCCGAACTGCGGCAGAAGCTGCCTTCCCTGGCCGCGACCGTGCTCGTCGAGTACGTCGGTGACGGCCGGATGGAAGGCACCCTCGACTGGGCGGAGCTGCTCGCGGAGCACGAGGGCGCGCCGCTCGAGTTCGAGCCGGTCGAGTTCGCGCACCCGCTGTGGGTGCTCTACTCGTCGGGCACCACCGGCCTGCCGAAGGGCATCGTCCACGGCCACGGCGGCATCACGCTGGAACACCTCAAGGCCCTCGCCCTGCAGACCGATCTCGGCCCCGGCGACCGGTTCTTCTGGTTCAGCACCACCGGCTGGATGATGTGGAACTTCCTCATCTCCGGCCTGCTCGTCGGCACCACGATCGTGCTCTACGACGGCAACCCGGGCTACCCGGACCTGAACGCGCTCTGGCACCTGGCCGAGCAGCACCGCGTCACCTACTTCGGCACGTCGGCGCCGTTCATCCAGAGCTGCCTCAAGGCCGGCGTCAAGCCCGCCGAGCGCTACGACCTGACGGCGTTGCGCGCGCTGGGCTCCACCGGCGCGCCGCTGAGCGTCGAGGGCTTCCGGTGGATCGTGGACGAGGTCGGCGCGAAGGTGCAGATCTGCTCGGTCTCCGGCGGCACCGACCTGTGCGCGGCGTTCGTCGCCTCGGCGCCCGACGTGCCGGTCTGGCTGGGGGAGCTGTCCTGCCCGGCGCTCGGTGCCGCGGTCAACGCGTTCGACGAGGCCGGCCACGCTCTGCTCGAAGAAGTCGGCGAGCTGGTCATCACGAAGCCGATGCCGTCGATGCCGGTGTTCTTCTGGAACGACCCGGACGGCTCGCGGCTGCGCGAGGCGTACTTCGAGATGTACCCGGGACTGTGGCGCCACGGCGACTGGATCCGGATCACGAACCGCGGCTCGGCCGTGATCTACGGCCGCAGCGATTCGACGCTCAACCGCGGCGGCGTCCGGATGGGCACGGCGGAGTTCTACCGGGTCGTCGAGGGTTACGACGAGATCGCGGACTCGCTGGTCGTGGACACCTCGGCGGCCGGGAACGAGGACGGGCAGCTGCTCTGCTTCGTCGTGCTCGCGAACGACGTCGCGATCGACGACATCGAGCCTGCGCTGCGGAAAGAGCTCCGTAGCGCCCTGTCACCGCGCCACGTACCCGATCGGTTCGTAGTGGTTTCCGAGATACCTCGTACCTTGAACGGTAAGAAGTGTGAGGTACCGGTGAAGAAGATCCTCGCCGGTGTGGCTCCTGACCGGGCCGTCAGCCGGGACGCGCTGGCCAACCCGGCGGCGTTGACGCCGTTCGTGGAGCTCGCCGGGGGGTGGATGGGGGAAGCATGATCGTCCGCAACGGGTTGTACAGGTGGTGACGGGGACACGCGCGCAGACCACCTGGCGGGTGGCGGGGGCCACTTCCGTGGGGGTGATCACCTGGGTGACCCGGCTGGCCGGACTGATGACGCTCGTCGCCGTCCTGGTCCCGGCCGGGCGCCGGAACCTGCGCGGGCACCTGTCGGAATGGCTGGAGCTGCCGCAGGAGGCGACGGTCGCCGCGGCGACCGTCGCGCTGGTCACGGGTGTGCTGCTGGTGCTGCTCGCCGCCGGGCTGCGGCGTCGCAAGCGGCGCGCGTGGCAGCTGGCGGTCGGCGCGACGGTGCTGCTCACGGTGTCGCACATCGGGCTCAAGCACGTCTTCGGCGCCGGCCTGGTGTCGGTGGTGCTGCTGGTCGGCCTGATCGCGACCCGGAAGTACTTCGTCGCGAAGCCGGACCCGGTGGTCGGGCGCTGGCGCGCGGTGCGGAGCTTCGTCGAGCTCGCGCTGGCCGGGTTCGTGATCAACCTCATCCTGCTGTCGGTGGCTTCGCACGCGGTGCTGGAGCCGATGAGCTTCCCGGACCGGCTGGCGGAGTCGTCGCTGGCGCTGGTCGGGGTCAGCGGGCCGGCGGTGTTCCACGGCATGTGGCTGGAGGACCTGACGGCGGCCGTCGGCCTGCTGTTCGGCATCGCCGCGGTGCTGGTGTCGGCGTACTTCCTGCTGCGCTCGGCCGAGCCGGCGCCACGGCTGACCGACGACGAGGTCGACCGCCTGCGCAAGCTGCTGGACGAGCACGGCGCGCGGGACTCGCTGGGCTACTTCGCGCTGCGCCGCGACAAGTTCGCGGTGTTCTCCCGCACGGGCAAGGCGGCGGTCACCTACCGCGTGATCGCCGGCGTCGCGCTCTGCTCGGCCGACCCGCTGGGCGACCACGAAGCCTGGCCGGGCGCGATCGAGGAGTACCTCGAGGTGTGCCGCCGCAACGGCTGGGTGCCCGCGGCGATGGGCGTCTCGGAGCTGGGCGCGACGGTCTGGGCCCGGTTCGGCCTGGAGGTCCTGGAGATCGGCGACGAGGCGGTCGTCGACGTCGACGGCTTCACCCTGGACGGCCGCGTCATGCGCGGTGTCCGCCAGGCCGCGGCCCGCACGAAGCGCGCGGGCTACAAGGTCCTGGTCCGGCGCACGGAAGACCTTCGGCCGGGCGAACTGGCCGAGCTGGAGACGCTGGCCGCCAACTGGCGCGGCACGGACACCGAGCGCGGCTTCTCGATGGCCCTCGGCCGCATGGGCGACCCGGGATCGGTCCTGGTGACGGCCGAGCAGGGCGGCCGGGTCCGCGGCGTGCTCCAGTTCGTCCCGTGGGGCCTGACCGGCCTGTCCCTGGACGTCATGCGCCGCGACCGCACGGCCGACAACGGCGTCAACGAGCTGATGATCTCGGAACTGCTGCTGTCGGCGGCCCGCCACGACGTCAAGCAGGTGTCGCTGAACTTCGCGGCGTTCCGTGCCCTGATGGAACAGGGCCAGCGCATCGGCGCCGGCCCGGTGGCGAAGACGGCGGCGAAGGTGCTGCACTTCTTCTCGCGCTGGATCCAGATCGAGACGCTCTACAAGTTCAACGCCAAGTTCCGGCCGCGCTGGGTACCGCGCTACCTGGTGTACCCCGGAGTCCGCGAGCTGCCGCGTGTCGGCATCGCGACGTTCGAGGCCGAAGGCCTCGGCGGACGATCTCCACGCCTGCTCAGGCTGCTGCGCCGGGCGTGACGGGGGGTGGTTACCGAGGGGGTTCGGGGGGTGTGTAACCTATCTGAGCAGTGGTCGTTGGGCCCAGGAGGCTTCGCCTAGTCTGGTCTATGGCGCCGCACTGCTAATGCGGTTGGGGGTAACCCCCCCTCCCGGGTTCAAATCCCGGAGCCTCCGCTGGTACTCGGTTCGCCGGGTGCTAGGTTACAACTGAACACGCGCCCGTAGCTCAGCTGGATAGAGCATCTGACTACGGATCAGAAGGTCAGGGGTTCGAATCCCTTCGGGCGCACGTCTGGTTGAGACAGCACTAGAGCCCCCTCGCAAGAGGGGGCTCTTTTGTGTTTCCGGGTTGCCGCATCAGGCCCGCTGGACTTCGTAAACGGCGCAGGGAAAGCCTTCCGGGGTGAGCGAGGCCCCCCGCTGCGAGGTTCTCCCGGAATGCGTCGAAGCCACCGTGAAACTCCCACCGCCGAGTGCTCTCGTCCGGTGCGTCCGGAGGTGCGGCACGTGATCGGCCCCCCGAAGCGCGGATAGCGCTCGGCGTAGTTCTTGAGGCCCGAGGCGAGGGACGGCGTCGAGCCCCTGCGGCTCGTGGTGACTTCCGGGAATCGACCGCGTTGCGTAACTGGACTGGACCAGTGAACCCGCAACGCCGATCACAGGTTTAAGCCGTTCAGCCGCCCTTCGGCACTCTCCGTACTCGTGCTTCCATAATTGGTCTGGACCACGTACCGTCTTCGCAAACGGCGCAAAAACACCACCTGGTCCCCGTCGGTGGTGTTCGTGAACGCCGTACCCGGAACGTCGCACAAAGCACCTGCGTCAAGGGAGACGAATGTCCAGAAAGAGATGGCACCTCCTCGGTCTGTTCACCGCGGTCGGCGCGATCACCGTCGGTCTGATCACCGTGCCGGCCAGCGCCGCCGGAGGCGTCAGCGCCGGCTTCACCAAGGGCTCCGACTGGGGCACCGGTTATGAAGGCAAGTACACGATCAGCAACGGCTCCGGCTCGACGCTGGCCGCGTGGACGGTCGAGTTCGACCTCCCGTCCGGCGCGAAGGTCGCCTCCCTCTGGGACGGCAGCTACACCGCGGCCGGCCAGCACGTCACCGTCAAGAACACCTGGAA is a window from the Amycolatopsis sp. NBC_00355 genome containing:
- a CDS encoding acetoacetate--CoA ligase — protein: MTYTADAPEVLWRPEPGHVADTKIDAFRRWLGAERGVEVGDYQSLWEFSVERGPDFWAAVADFLGVRWHEQPGEVLSGGMPAAVWFEGGTLNYAEHALTPGVAGAAKGDEETAVIFHREDGFADHLTYGDLRAQVAAARAAFVELGVGKGDRVVALAPNCPQTLIAFLAAASIGAIWSSCSPDFGVRAVADRFVQIEPKLFFAVNAYAYGGRRFDIRTTVAELRQKLPSLAATVLVEYVGDGRMEGTLDWAELLAEHEGAPLEFEPVEFAHPLWVLYSSGTTGLPKGIVHGHGGITLEHLKALALQTDLGPGDRFFWFSTTGWMMWNFLISGLLVGTTIVLYDGNPGYPDLNALWHLAEQHRVTYFGTSAPFIQSCLKAGVKPAERYDLTALRALGSTGAPLSVEGFRWIVDEVGAKVQICSVSGGTDLCAAFVASAPDVPVWLGELSCPALGAAVNAFDEAGHALLEEVGELVITKPMPSMPVFFWNDPDGSRLREAYFEMYPGLWRHGDWIRITNRGSAVIYGRSDSTLNRGGVRMGTAEFYRVVEGYDEIADSLVVDTSAAGNEDGQLLCFVVLANDVAIDDIEPALRKELRSALSPRHVPDRFVVVSEIPRTLNGKKCEVPVKKILAGVAPDRAVSRDALANPAALTPFVELAGGWMGEA
- a CDS encoding phosphatidylglycerol lysyltransferase domain-containing protein codes for the protein MVTGTRAQTTWRVAGATSVGVITWVTRLAGLMTLVAVLVPAGRRNLRGHLSEWLELPQEATVAAATVALVTGVLLVLLAAGLRRRKRRAWQLAVGATVLLTVSHIGLKHVFGAGLVSVVLLVGLIATRKYFVAKPDPVVGRWRAVRSFVELALAGFVINLILLSVASHAVLEPMSFPDRLAESSLALVGVSGPAVFHGMWLEDLTAAVGLLFGIAAVLVSAYFLLRSAEPAPRLTDDEVDRLRKLLDEHGARDSLGYFALRRDKFAVFSRTGKAAVTYRVIAGVALCSADPLGDHEAWPGAIEEYLEVCRRNGWVPAAMGVSELGATVWARFGLEVLEIGDEAVVDVDGFTLDGRVMRGVRQAAARTKRAGYKVLVRRTEDLRPGELAELETLAANWRGTDTERGFSMALGRMGDPGSVLVTAEQGGRVRGVLQFVPWGLTGLSLDVMRRDRTADNGVNELMISELLLSAARHDVKQVSLNFAAFRALMEQGQRIGAGPVAKTAAKVLHFFSRWIQIETLYKFNAKFRPRWVPRYLVYPGVRELPRVGIATFEAEGLGGRSPRLLRLLRRA